Below is a genomic region from Rosa chinensis cultivar Old Blush chromosome 5, RchiOBHm-V2, whole genome shotgun sequence.
AAGTTAATGAGAATTTTGATAGCAGTCCATATTTCAAAGTCAGGCACAAGTTTGATTGTTGTTTTGATACCATGGAAGGTCCTGGTGACACACAAACTCTATACCACGAGGTAAATGCTAAAGGTGTCCATTTGACTGGGTCAATTGGATATTGGATAATAATACCGCATCTGTGGTTTTCAGCCAGGTTGAATGCCTTCAATCAGTGCAGTAGCATCGAGGCTAACACAACAGTTGATAGCCCATACGTGGAGGTTAAAATGAGTGGTGCCCGTCTACTGTACAAAAGAGCAGATTTTATAGGGTTTATCCGAGCAATAAAATCGATGAATAAACTATCAAGAATTATGCAGAATAACAGTTCCTCTATAAGTCTGTTGGCTGAGGATGGTAGCTGCAAAATTGACTCGAGCATTTTGTTGAAAGAACATCTTAGCTCACTGCCTTCAGATTTAAAATGCTATGAGGTCTTTCTCtataatatatatttcattCAACTTGAAATGCTTCATTATTTACCCAACCATTATGACCTACTCACTTATCTCTTCTTGATCATTTTTGTCGCAcatcatattttctttattcaggGGCACGCCGGCTATGCGGGAAGAAATTACTACGTTATTAAAGGCAAAGTCGTTCATCCCCAGACCTCGTCTCTGTTAGGAGAAATCcttcaggtctctctctctctctctctctcacacacacacacacggggTCATGGTCAATTGGTCATGGTTACAAATCTAAttccaatttctttttattGAATAGAAATATTCTGGTCAGCACTCGGTGTTTTATACAGAAATTTTTCCTCAATATGGAATTCCAGAATGGTTCTTCAGTGTGAATGGTTCCTCCGCAGCCTTCCCGCTAAATCCTATGAATGGGTGGAAAGGAATAGCTGCATGTGCCGTTTTCACAGTCCTTGACAATTTGGATCCTGAAAAGCCTGACATAGGCTTTGAGTTGAAAATTGGCGGTCGGAATATCAGTGGACCCATCACTGAATCCCTTACTAGTTTGAAGGTTGGTGGTTTCATGGGTATGTTTTATGGATCACGTGGGTCACTTTCACATCTTATGTCATCTGATTGCACTTCCACCATCAAAGTCAGGTTTTATAGTAAGAGCAAGAACATAACGGTGCAGAGTTGTGGGTATCAAATTGTATTCCATGAAAATATGGAAGAATTTATGGAAACAATACTGCAATGTTCAGTCGCATCGCAGACTTCTCAGTTGTCAAAAGATACAAGTAGAGAAGAACCACCGAAAGAAAAGGGGAACTCTCTCTACCCAAAtagaaaaggagaaaagataCAAGTAGAGAAGAAACACCGAAAGAAAAGGAGAACTCTCTCTACCCGACTTTTGAAGTCTCCCTGTAGATCGATCTGTTGCTTCCTGTGTAAATGAACTAATCTCGAAATCATATTTTGGGTATTCTTAGTTGTTGTTTGTCGGCTTTACTTTCTAATCTATACGAAGGATATATAACTCTAACGTCAAGCGTTGACCTGCAACCATGACAATTTTAGCAAAAAAAAAGGAGTCTTGCTAAGCATTCACTGACTTCActcattcaaaaagaaaatctgaatgcaaaataatatttttctcCTCTCAATCTTTATACTATCAAAATGAATACAATAAGAAACCATGATCAGTTTCAAAATAACAACTTTGAGAAAATGTTGGTGGCCTGAGAATGTGAATAGCTATAAAGTCTCTATAGTGCACCAACAAATCTGACAActtcgaaaagaaaaaataatagttAAACCAAAATTTGGGGTGGGGAGTGTGACAGTGTATTGTGTAATTGCTAATGAGAGGACGAATTGCTACGTGGTTAAAGCTTTATAGGCACCGGGAGTCAATCTTCTAAGGGTAACTCCAACCATAGGCaccatttgggggtgctattctcattttagcacccccttgttgcactattcatataggactcaattctcatctccaaccattAGACCTATATGAGGGttttattttcactattcttgactaaaatataatataagtataattttgatgaatattatattaaaaatatgttaatttaatgaaataaggtaaaaaaaaataatttaacattttatcataatatttaaaaattattcttattatttaatgaatttaaaaaaagattttaaatttttttttgtctgcatatacgacaaaagtgtcggcacatacgagtaagaatctaactatttagatcataatatttaaaaattattcttattatttaatgaatttaaaaaaggatttgaatttttttttgtccgcACATACGACAAAGAATCTAACTATTTAGAAGATATTTTGATATTTTGTGTCGGCATATATGCCAAACATACGAATTTCAATGTGATATCAGCGCCACGTGTCAATCTCTAATTGGCTGTCCAAATTACGGTCGAGTCTTTGTCCGCCACGTGTCATATCTTATCTAATGAAATAAACTCAAACCGTCCATAAATATGGGGTCATTATCATCCTCatctctcacaaattcacaaacacttctcatatccaaatcacacaaatctttctttcttttccattttgattttgtcaaaccatttctgcaatgaatcgtttgacgaaatggttgcagaaaaatcaagaagaggCCGTCACGAGAAGCCGTCGACAAGCCTTGATGATGTATGCCGCTATCTTGCAAATCCAAACTCTGGAAGATGAGGATTCACAATGGGGTGGTTCTTCAGAAGGTCGTACCTATAAGGCCAGGGATCGAGAGCTGATGGATCTTCGACTCAAAGCTCAATACTTCACGGATCCGTGCAGGTATGAACCAAACATATTTCGCAGGCGATATAGAATGCAACCTTGGGTCTTTGACAAGATGATGCGCGACGTGGCCAACTACGACccatattttgttcaaacaagAGATGCTTGTGGGAGACTCAGCTTATCCACTGAACAAAAGCTGACATGCGCCATGAGAATGCTCGCGTATGGCATCACAACTGATTTCTGTGATGATTACCTAGATATTGCGAAGACCACTGTCATTGAGATTTTTGAGCACTTCACAAAAGCAATCTGGAATGTGTACCATGAGACTTACCTCCGCCGACCAACACCGGCAGATTTGCGACGGCAGCTTGACAAGGCTGCAGAACGGGGA
It encodes:
- the LOC121048916 gene encoding uncharacterized protein LOC121048916 — translated: MAHCKNILRIPSVISSLTRLTTIILSGCSNLIEIPENIGNVECLEELDISRTAIRQMPSSIVYLKNLKELSWSRCSGQVSTSLLFPCLPEVCAGPNFLLPASLSPFSSLVSLNLSYCNLIDGALPNYMDRMSSLMQLNLGGNNFTSIPESISRLSKLVSLYLRGCILLQSLRELPLSIKLVSAFGCMSLKSDSDQYEVYCSKYENQVLIHKRTTSTRFCLLITNSQFAAWLNRYHEVNEVEISLPVRTAYGLSHRTHGNIPYWFNNRSSNFSITIPLSEDLTNKSRLWMGCAFYVDLEVNENFDSSPYFKVRHKFDCCFDTMEGPGDTQTLYHEVNAKGVHLTGSIGYWIIIPHLWFSARLNAFNQCSSIEANTTVDSPYVEVKMSGARLLYKRADFIGFIRAIKSMNKLSRIMQNNSSSISLLAEDGSCKIDSSILLKEHLSSLPSDLKCYEGHAGYAGRNYYVIKGKVVHPQTSSLLGEILQKYSGQHSVFYTEIFPQYGIPEWFFSVNGSSAAFPLNPMNGWKGIAACAVFTVLDNLDPEKPDIGFELKIGGRNISGPITESLTSLKVGGFMGMFYGSRGSLSHLMSSDCTSTIKVRFYSKSKNITVQSCGYQIVFHENMEEFMETILQCSVASQTSQLSKDTSREEPPKEKGNSLYPNRKGEKIQVEKKHRKKRRTLSTRLLKSPCRSICCFLCK
- the LOC112163859 gene encoding uncharacterized protein LOC112163859, with amino-acid sequence MYAAILQIQTLEDEDSQWGGSSEGRTYKARDRELMDLRLKAQYFTDPCRYEPNIFRRRYRMQPWVFDKMMRDVANYDPYFVQTRDACGRLSLSTEQKLTCAMRMLAYGITTDFCDDYLDIAKTTVIEIFEHFTKAIWNVYHETYLRRPTPADLRRQLDKAAERGFPGMIGSLDCMHWQWKNCPTG